One genomic region from Sphingobacterium sp. UGAL515B_05 encodes:
- the tsaD gene encoding tRNA (adenosine(37)-N6)-threonylcarbamoyltransferase complex transferase subunit TsaD, giving the protein MAIILGIESSCDETSASICINGEIHSNVIATQAIHAKYGGVIPELASRAHQQNIIPTVEEAIRQAKVSKNQIDAVSFTRGPGLLGALLVGTSFAKSFALAQNIPLIDINHMQAHILAHFIEDPKPSFPFLCLTVSGGHTQIVLVKDYFEMELLGETLDDAAGEAFDKTAKILNLPYPGGPLIDKFAKEGNPAAYRLPEPQIPGLNFSFSGLKTAILYLVQDQLKQNPDFLTHNMADLCASVQSRIVSILLNKLKKAAKETGVKDIAIAGGVSANSGLRKSLIEMGEKYKWRVFIPKFEYCTDNAAMIAIAGYHKFLKKDFVGQDVAPMARMHL; this is encoded by the coding sequence ATGGCTATTATTTTAGGGATTGAATCCTCTTGTGATGAAACCTCCGCTTCTATCTGTATTAACGGTGAAATTCATTCAAATGTTATTGCAACTCAGGCAATCCACGCAAAATATGGTGGCGTGATTCCCGAGCTCGCTTCACGTGCTCATCAACAAAATATTATCCCAACAGTGGAAGAAGCCATTCGCCAAGCAAAAGTAAGCAAAAATCAAATAGATGCAGTGAGTTTTACGCGTGGACCTGGATTATTAGGTGCACTTTTGGTGGGAACCTCTTTTGCTAAATCATTTGCACTTGCACAGAATATCCCTTTAATTGATATAAACCATATGCAGGCGCATATCCTGGCTCATTTTATTGAGGATCCGAAGCCTAGTTTTCCGTTTTTATGTCTTACTGTTTCGGGTGGTCATACGCAAATTGTGTTGGTGAAAGATTATTTTGAAATGGAACTTTTGGGAGAAACATTGGATGACGCGGCAGGAGAGGCTTTTGATAAAACAGCTAAAATCCTGAATCTTCCTTATCCCGGTGGACCGCTCATCGATAAATTTGCAAAAGAAGGTAACCCGGCTGCCTATCGGCTTCCTGAGCCGCAGATCCCTGGCTTAAATTTCAGTTTTTCAGGATTGAAAACCGCGATATTATATTTGGTCCAAGATCAATTGAAGCAGAACCCGGATTTTCTGACCCACAATATGGCCGACTTATGTGCTAGCGTGCAATCGCGTATTGTATCGATCCTGCTGAATAAATTAAAGAAAGCGGCAAAGGAAACAGGGGTAAAGGATATTGCCATTGCAGGCGGCGTTTCGGCTAATTCTGGCCTGAGAAAGAGCTTAATTGAAATGGGGGAGAAATACAAATGGCGGGTCTTCATCCCAAAATTTGAATACTGTACGGATAATGCAGCGATGATTGCCATTGCGGGCTATCATAAATTTCTAAAGAAAGATTTTGTCGGTCAGGACGTTGCTCCTATGGCTAGAATGCACCTGTAG
- a CDS encoding translocation/assembly module TamB domain-containing protein translates to MSIVLGSIFIILLALTLSLQLKPVQNYVAQKAVDYLSNELNTKISLKSIYFKPFKSIVVEDFQLYSPEGKEILKSGRLEANVNLSQFIELNKIVINKLTIEDTQATFEQFQDSSNISFFIRYFNPPKKEKKKSSKKIIFDIKELVITNNAFNYVNHKRKHYNKVVDFGDLGISKLNAHFDKIKIDSNQISADIKTFNLHEKKGLVIKGLLARTTISNKAIELSDLMLATNRSTFKNYIKLSYNSFDDFSDFINKVHVKLRARDSRIHSEDIAFFSSPMHQVKFDVNIKRANLEGTVSSINASQVDLTIGKKTSLAGNLQIVGLPDIDKTKFIVPSIAISSEHKDLNAVITDLGNLKNFKLPEIVQIFDKFSFKGSLNGLYNKFKTKGIFTTAIGNIEADALLDIQKEIKYAGNFQSKKFDVGTIAKLKDLGATGFNLQVDGTGTDPKKMSLKIKGDLSNFNFKNYSYQHIQIEGNTEKQLILASGQIYDPNLKLQFTTDIDWSVKPNYHLDADIQQANLKKLNFFQGDSINIINTKFHTSLIGDNINNITGEFKSDSVNFTSSKGQFVIRNINFLAEGDENARSLTLQSAIGHIDLKGRIDLNTIVPYFKALAMRYAPAIGFENNIFNRQDFDLNINITSFKPIATFFRKDIALDSGATLNAKFESEKQTASFNFYAPEFKYNGIRLTHLIVDQNANLKNMELQTSIDRINFTDSTYIKNVNISNTLANDSLQFNIKMSELEASNSLDLNGVIRFAHAKPAYINFYPSNILINRERWLVNNDAQLKISKGKWYFEKLTLSHDEQKVHIDGILSNEVSDQINLKFQDFNLTSLNGITKPHGINLSGNLNGNIEVNSVFKAPFIVANIKTSPILYNNIPIGSLALSANYDPENQLVKLDSKIEEGNKLIQLQGSYNHLSENNKLNLKAKLVNTDVFVFQPFLRSLVSNIQGKVNADLDIEGDILNPKITGSGKLDNASMVINYLKTPYRLSDEIAVTNNRIFLTGLKVYDPKNNVATIDGVVDLNKLSDPDIDVTAETKNFMVLNTTVKDNNVYYGTAYASGTFQFKGLTSAMNINIRAKSEENTVINIPFNSASTISDTDFIYFIEKDSTKMKKNTKKRDFNGLTMNMDLLINPNAEINLFSSMGELSGRGNSNLNMRISSLGDFEMFGDFIINSGKFNFTAQDYINKIFDLKEGGTVRWAGNPTEANININAIYQQRTSLAPLYNAAGREENPERVLAQADMILKGQLSQPEITFDINFPQNPGVKDELQGYFSDANNVNQQALSLIVRRSFTPGTQTDFGKEVNNTLLSAGTEIAFNQINNIIAQSLNINFFDINIKSLNDASASLRLFNDRLVLTGGISDRRSQALTDLNVFSDRVSTDAEAMFYLRKDGRLVLRASNRLNTRNFLLSPNDGEYISAFGLLYRQEFNSFSEFLKRLFPFGKKTITTAPTETKKSKVN, encoded by the coding sequence GTGTCAATAGTCCTAGGTAGTATATTCATTATACTGCTTGCATTGACGTTATCCCTACAGTTGAAACCGGTACAAAATTATGTTGCCCAAAAAGCTGTCGACTATTTATCCAACGAACTAAACACCAAAATAAGCCTCAAAAGTATCTATTTCAAACCTTTTAAATCGATTGTAGTAGAAGATTTTCAACTCTATAGTCCAGAGGGAAAAGAAATATTAAAATCAGGAAGGTTAGAAGCCAACGTCAACCTTTCTCAGTTCATTGAACTGAACAAGATTGTGATCAACAAACTGACCATTGAGGATACCCAAGCGACTTTTGAGCAATTTCAGGACAGCTCAAACATCTCATTTTTCATTCGTTATTTTAACCCACCTAAGAAAGAAAAAAAGAAAAGTTCAAAAAAAATAATCTTCGATATAAAGGAACTTGTTATTACGAACAATGCGTTTAACTATGTTAACCATAAACGTAAACATTACAACAAAGTGGTCGATTTTGGAGATTTAGGGATTTCCAAACTTAACGCCCATTTTGATAAGATAAAAATCGATTCTAATCAGATTTCAGCAGATATTAAGACGTTTAATCTTCATGAAAAAAAAGGATTGGTTATTAAAGGCCTTCTTGCACGCACGACAATAAGCAATAAAGCTATTGAACTCAGTGACCTTATGTTGGCAACCAACCGATCTACATTCAAAAACTACATCAAACTTAGCTACAACAGCTTTGACGATTTTTCGGACTTCATCAATAAAGTCCATGTAAAACTTCGGGCGCGGGACTCCCGTATTCACTCCGAGGATATCGCTTTCTTTTCTTCGCCTATGCACCAAGTCAAATTTGACGTCAATATCAAGCGGGCAAATCTAGAAGGAACTGTATCTTCCATCAACGCATCACAGGTCGATTTAACAATCGGAAAAAAAACGAGTTTAGCAGGCAACCTTCAGATCGTCGGTCTACCAGATATCGACAAAACTAAATTTATTGTTCCCAGTATAGCAATTTCTTCTGAGCACAAAGACTTAAATGCAGTTATTACCGATCTCGGCAATCTAAAAAATTTTAAACTCCCTGAAATTGTTCAGATCTTCGACAAATTTTCGTTCAAAGGCAGCCTAAATGGATTATACAATAAATTTAAGACAAAGGGAATTTTCACGACTGCAATCGGTAATATCGAGGCTGATGCCTTATTGGATATCCAGAAGGAAATAAAATACGCGGGAAATTTTCAATCTAAAAAGTTCGATGTAGGTACAATAGCAAAATTAAAAGATCTGGGAGCAACAGGCTTCAATCTACAGGTTGACGGAACAGGTACCGATCCTAAGAAAATGAGCTTAAAGATAAAGGGAGATCTTAGTAATTTCAATTTCAAGAATTACAGCTATCAACATATACAAATTGAAGGAAATACAGAGAAACAGTTGATTCTTGCTTCAGGGCAAATATATGATCCTAATTTAAAACTACAGTTTACCACAGATATCGATTGGTCTGTGAAACCCAACTATCATCTGGACGCTGATATCCAACAAGCGAATCTAAAAAAACTCAACTTCTTTCAGGGCGATTCCATCAACATTATTAACACGAAATTCCACACCAGTTTAATTGGGGACAACATCAATAATATTACCGGTGAATTTAAATCAGATAGTGTCAATTTCACTTCCTCTAAGGGTCAATTCGTCATCCGCAACATCAATTTCCTTGCCGAGGGCGATGAAAATGCACGCTCCCTAACCTTGCAGTCGGCTATCGGACACATCGATCTCAAAGGAAGAATAGACCTCAATACAATTGTTCCTTATTTCAAAGCTTTAGCCATGCGCTACGCTCCCGCAATCGGGTTTGAAAACAACATTTTTAATCGCCAGGACTTTGACCTGAATATTAATATAACTTCTTTTAAGCCGATCGCAACATTCTTTCGAAAGGACATTGCATTAGACAGTGGAGCAACGCTCAATGCAAAATTTGAAAGTGAAAAACAAACGGCTAGTTTTAATTTTTACGCACCCGAATTCAAATACAATGGCATTCGACTAACGCACCTGATTGTCGACCAAAATGCCAATTTGAAGAATATGGAATTGCAGACCTCCATCGATCGCATAAATTTTACCGACAGTACCTATATTAAAAACGTCAATATTTCAAACACCTTGGCAAACGACAGTTTACAATTTAACATCAAAATGTCGGAACTTGAAGCAAGCAATAGTCTGGATCTTAATGGCGTCATACGCTTTGCCCATGCCAAACCTGCCTATATCAATTTCTATCCATCGAATATCTTAATCAACAGAGAGCGATGGCTTGTCAATAATGATGCACAATTGAAAATATCGAAAGGAAAATGGTACTTTGAAAAACTGACACTGAGCCATGACGAACAAAAAGTCCACATCGATGGCATCCTGTCAAACGAAGTCAGTGATCAGATCAATCTCAAATTTCAGGACTTTAATCTAACATCTTTAAATGGTATTACCAAGCCGCATGGCATCAATCTCTCCGGCAACTTAAACGGAAATATTGAAGTTAATTCTGTATTCAAAGCACCCTTTATTGTCGCTAATATAAAAACATCACCTATCCTGTATAACAATATTCCGATCGGCTCATTAGCACTAAGTGCCAACTACGACCCCGAGAATCAACTGGTAAAACTAGACAGCAAGATAGAGGAAGGAAATAAATTAATTCAGTTACAAGGTTCCTATAACCATTTAAGTGAAAACAATAAGCTTAATCTCAAAGCTAAACTCGTAAACACAGATGTGTTTGTTTTCCAGCCATTCTTACGAAGCCTGGTATCCAATATTCAGGGCAAGGTCAATGCAGACCTCGATATCGAAGGCGATATCCTGAACCCCAAAATTACAGGTTCCGGAAAATTGGATAATGCTTCGATGGTCATCAATTACCTCAAAACACCCTACCGACTTTCTGACGAAATTGCGGTTACCAATAACCGAATTTTTCTGACAGGGCTAAAAGTATACGATCCCAAAAACAATGTAGCAACCATTGATGGCGTTGTAGATCTCAACAAATTGAGTGATCCCGATATCGATGTAACTGCAGAAACGAAGAATTTCATGGTATTAAATACCACGGTAAAGGACAATAACGTCTACTACGGAACCGCTTACGCTTCGGGAACCTTCCAGTTTAAAGGACTGACGTCGGCCATGAACATCAATATACGTGCTAAATCCGAAGAAAATACTGTTATCAATATCCCTTTCAATAGCGCCAGTACGATCTCAGATACCGACTTTATCTACTTTATTGAGAAGGATTCGACCAAAATGAAGAAAAACACAAAAAAACGAGATTTCAACGGTCTGACGATGAATATGGACCTCTTGATAAACCCGAATGCCGAAATAAATCTATTCTCCAGTATGGGCGAATTATCAGGAAGAGGAAACAGCAATCTCAATATGCGGATATCTTCATTGGGAGATTTTGAAATGTTTGGGGATTTTATCATCAACAGTGGAAAATTCAATTTCACTGCCCAAGATTACATCAACAAGATTTTTGATCTCAAAGAGGGCGGTACCGTACGATGGGCAGGAAACCCAACCGAAGCGAATATTAATATCAATGCCATCTACCAACAAAGAACAAGCTTAGCGCCTTTGTACAATGCCGCAGGTCGGGAAGAAAACCCCGAGCGTGTATTGGCACAGGCCGACATGATCCTAAAAGGGCAGTTAAGTCAGCCGGAAATCACGTTTGATATCAACTTTCCACAAAACCCCGGGGTTAAAGATGAACTACAAGGATACTTTTCAGATGCCAACAATGTCAATCAACAAGCGCTTAGCCTAATCGTGAGACGTAGTTTTACACCTGGTACACAAACAGACTTCGGTAAAGAAGTAAACAATACCTTGTTATCTGCGGGAACTGAAATAGCGTTCAACCAGATCAACAACATCATAGCCCAATCGCTTAACATCAATTTCTTTGATATTAATATCAAATCCTTAAATGATGCCTCCGCCTCACTTCGCCTGTTCAACGACAGGCTTGTTTTGACAGGCGGTATCTCCGACCGTAGAAGTCAGGCTCTAACGGATTTGAATGTATTTTCAGATCGGGTCTCAACCGATGCTGAGGCTATGTTTTATTTAAGAAAAGACGGCCGTTTGGTACTACGTGCTTCCAATCGCCTAAATACACGCAACTTTCTTCTTAGCCCCAACGACGGCGAGTATATAAGTGCTTTCGGATTACTTTATCGGCAGGAATTTAACAGCTTCTCAGAATTCTTGAAAAGGCTATTCCCTTTTGGCAAGAAGACGATTACGACAGCTCCTACTGAAACAAAGAAAAGCAAGGTTAATTAA
- a CDS encoding energy transducer TonB, with translation MMNSKLNIYRKEWLDVIFAGRNKMYGAYELRNLSDKATNVGLGIVVSFAVLLISGSYAYNKYFKQTVPAVIYTVQDIGPDMLEEIQKKVEEKEEVPEEPVMMQEKAPQQVAQDVSKFDLVRMPDIKVAKANQVTEELVSQDELKNPNTMTSRITLKASPSGTYIARGEFGSSKRDGDITGARVGSISGGGTDETSNDTFTSVEIMPTPVGGLPAFMKWIAENYNFPQQALDQGVSGVIEVSFVVEKDGSLTDIAVKRDMKFGTGDAAINLLKKAKKWKPGVQNGLKVRVAYTLPIRLSAVSQ, from the coding sequence ATGATGAACTCTAAATTGAATATCTACCGCAAAGAATGGCTGGACGTTATTTTTGCTGGTCGTAACAAAATGTATGGTGCTTACGAGTTACGAAATCTCTCTGATAAAGCAACAAATGTCGGTTTAGGAATTGTTGTTTCTTTTGCCGTTTTGTTGATCTCAGGATCCTATGCATATAATAAATATTTTAAGCAAACTGTTCCGGCCGTGATTTATACAGTACAAGATATTGGGCCCGACATGCTGGAAGAAATTCAAAAGAAGGTAGAGGAGAAAGAAGAGGTTCCTGAAGAACCGGTCATGATGCAGGAGAAAGCTCCGCAGCAGGTTGCCCAAGATGTATCCAAATTTGATCTGGTTAGAATGCCTGATATTAAAGTGGCCAAAGCAAATCAAGTTACGGAAGAACTTGTGAGTCAGGATGAGTTGAAAAATCCCAATACAATGACTTCAAGGATCACATTGAAAGCAAGTCCATCAGGAACGTATATTGCGCGCGGTGAATTTGGTTCTTCGAAAAGAGATGGTGATATTACCGGCGCCAGGGTTGGTTCGATATCTGGAGGTGGAACTGATGAGACTTCAAACGATACATTTACATCGGTAGAAATTATGCCAACGCCGGTAGGGGGACTGCCAGCCTTTATGAAATGGATTGCAGAGAATTATAACTTTCCACAGCAGGCTTTGGATCAAGGGGTGTCTGGTGTTATAGAGGTTTCTTTTGTCGTTGAAAAAGATGGATCACTAACAGATATTGCTGTCAAACGTGATATGAAATTTGGTACAGGAGATGCTGCTATAAACTTATTGAAGAAAGCGAAAAAATGGAAACCAGGGGTACAAAATGGACTTAAAGTGCGTGTAGCGTATACTTTACCGATCCGTTTAAGTGCTGTGTCTCAATAA